DNA sequence from the Parasphingorhabdus cellanae genome:
TCCTTGGCATGATGCCGCTGGATCACAAAGTTGGCCTTGGTGCCATGGATCTGCTGGCTGGCAAAAAGTTGCAAGGCGTGTTGATGGGAGCGACCCGCTTCCCGGTTGATATTCCGCGCTTGGTCGATTTCTACCTCCGTGGGCTACTGGATTTGGATAGCATTGTTGCCGAAACGATCTCACTGGAACAGATCAACGAAGGCTTTGAAAAAATGAAAAAAGGTGATGCGGCGCGCTCCGTCATTACATTTGGATAGTTTAAGGCAGAGGACCGACCAAGATGAACCCACAAGAAGATATGACTGGTACAATGGCGGTGCCAGACAAAGATAAGCTGGATGAAGCCAGTCTATCAACATGGATGGAAGAGAATGTCGACGGCTTTACCGGGCCCATGGATATTACAAAATTTAAAGGCGGTCAGTCCAACCCCACCTACAAAATCGAAACCCCCGGCACGGATTATGTTCTGCGCAAGAAACCATTTGGCAAGCTATTGCCTTCGGCGCACGCTGTCGATCGGGAGTTCAGGGTCATTGCTGGGCTGCATCCAGCAGGGTTTCCTGTCGCGAAACCTTATGGTCTCTGCGACGATGATGATGTCATCGGCACCATGTTCTACATCATGGGCATGGCTGACGGACGTACACTTTGGGACGGTACATTGCCAGGCATGGAGCCTGATGACCGACGCGCGATTTATCACGAAATGATAGATACACTTGCCCTTCTCCATAGCTATGATCCTACAGAACTGGGCCTTGAGAAACATGGCAAACCCGGCAATTATTGCGAACGGCAGATTTCCCGTTGGACACAGCAATATAAATTGTCCGAGCTTGAAACCATTCCAGAAATGGATCAGCTGATCGAATGGCTGACAAAGACTATTCCGGAGCAAAAGAGTTTTGGAATTGTTCACGGTGATTATCGTCTCGACAATATGATTTTTGCGCATGACAAACCCAAAGTTATAGCAGTACTGGACTGGGAACTCTCCACACTAGGCGATCCGATTGCAGATTTTGCCTATTGGCTGATGGCCTATGAAATGGAACCGGAAGGCCGCAGCGGATTGAAAGGTGTTGATCTGGAAGCGCTAGGCATTCCCTCCCGCGAAGAGGCCATCGCCCGCTATTGCCAGAAATCCGGTATTGATGATCTGCCGCCTATGGATTGGTATCTCGCTTATAACCTGTTCCGGATTGCCGCAATTTTGCAGGGCATCCAGAAGCGTGTAGTAGATGGTACAGCAAATAGCGCAGCGGCTGCTGAAATGTCAGACCGCGTAACACCATTGGCACAGGCCGGATGGGAAGCGGCAAAACGCGCTGGCGCATAACTCAGACGAACAGGAGCGAAAGCATGGCGGATCTCAAGGATAAAGTAGCTATCGTCACTGGCGCTGGCAGCGGTATTGGTCGAGCGTCAGCGTTGCTCTTTGCTGAGCATGGGGCAAAAGTCATCGCCAG
Encoded proteins:
- a CDS encoding phosphotransferase family protein is translated as MNPQEDMTGTMAVPDKDKLDEASLSTWMEENVDGFTGPMDITKFKGGQSNPTYKIETPGTDYVLRKKPFGKLLPSAHAVDREFRVIAGLHPAGFPVAKPYGLCDDDDVIGTMFYIMGMADGRTLWDGTLPGMEPDDRRAIYHEMIDTLALLHSYDPTELGLEKHGKPGNYCERQISRWTQQYKLSELETIPEMDQLIEWLTKTIPEQKSFGIVHGDYRLDNMIFAHDKPKVIAVLDWELSTLGDPIADFAYWLMAYEMEPEGRSGLKGVDLEALGIPSREEAIARYCQKSGIDDLPPMDWYLAYNLFRIAAILQGIQKRVVDGTANSAAAAEMSDRVTPLAQAGWEAAKRAGA